Proteins co-encoded in one Acidobacteriota bacterium genomic window:
- the flgL gene encoding flagellar hook-associated protein FlgL, which yields MRADPNYINSLTQSLNNAGLTANSLSSQLSSGLRVESLSDDPSAAAQSVQMGSQIAKIDTFIQTASNETSMLQVTDSTLGEVVAQLTSAIALAVQAANGTLNAANLQASLQQATGIRDQILALSNTSYQGRYLFAGSQGATAPFSLDTTTSPATANYAGDTNVQFIETPGGQKIQMNLPGSSIFGSGATGILTALNQLIDHLSSGASSTSIAADSTTLNAALTTVSTQRSILNSSLSTLKSTSAYAQTQEAQMKAQQSSLVAADPASVATQLKSNQTQYQALLGVISTLNKVNLFDYLK from the coding sequence ATGCGGGCAGATCCCAACTACATCAACAGCCTTACACAGTCGCTGAACAATGCAGGGCTTACGGCGAACAGTCTCTCCAGCCAGCTTTCGAGCGGGCTACGCGTTGAATCTCTCTCCGACGATCCATCGGCTGCTGCACAGAGCGTGCAGATGGGCAGCCAGATTGCAAAGATCGACACGTTCATACAGACCGCTTCGAACGAGACCTCGATGCTCCAGGTAACGGACTCGACTCTGGGAGAAGTCGTTGCGCAGCTTACCTCGGCGATCGCTCTTGCTGTGCAGGCAGCGAACGGAACCTTGAATGCTGCGAATCTCCAGGCAAGTCTGCAACAGGCGACAGGAATCCGCGACCAGATACTGGCCTTGAGCAACACCAGTTACCAGGGGCGCTACCTGTTTGCTGGAAGCCAGGGCGCAACAGCCCCATTTTCGCTGGATACGACAACCTCTCCAGCAACAGCCAACTATGCCGGCGACACGAATGTGCAGTTTATTGAGACTCCCGGGGGGCAAAAGATTCAGATGAATCTGCCAGGATCGTCGATCTTTGGCTCGGGGGCAACAGGTATTCTGACCGCTTTGAATCAACTTATCGACCACCTCTCCAGTGGCGCGTCTTCGACCTCTATCGCGGCGGACAGCACTACTCTCAACGCAGCGTTGACTACAGTCTCCACTCAACGTTCCATACTTAACAGCTCGCTGAGCACGCTGAAATCAACAAGCGCGTATGCGCAGACACAGGAAGCACAGATGAAAGCGCAGCAGAGCTCACTGGTAGCCGCCGATCCGGCTTCCGTCGCGACACAGTTGAAGTCGAACCAGACGCAATATCAGGCACTGCTGGGTGTGATAAGTACGCTCAACAAGGTCAACCTCTTCGACTATCTGAAGTGA